In Lacibacter sp. H375, one DNA window encodes the following:
- a CDS encoding glycoside hydrolase family 2 protein: MRVKIWQLVVVISCLLLEAGALYAQQTEIRYLSGIDKDKTVNWEFFCTSGMNSGKWTTIPVPSNWELQSFGAYNYGHDEKGNAKKKSTEQGLYKHRFVADKSWANKQIEIVFEGVMTDAEVKVNGQLVGPIHQGGFYRFQYNITKYIKPGVENLLEVTVSKVSADKTVNNAEREGDFWVFGGIYRPVYLKILPASFIQRVAIDAKADGKFTMDVYAEQTKEGDEITAQVKTLKGVAFGKPFTATVTNTTDRIQLQNSFTNPKQWNAEFPNLYKLEVSIRRNGKVVHVYHERFGFRTVEVRKGDGIYVNGVKIMMKGVNRHSIWPESGRTLSRKIHLKDIELIKDMNMNSVRMSHYPPDPEFLDLCDSLGLFVLDELTGWQNKYGTPVGEKLVKELVIRDVNHPSILFWDNGNEGGWNTDLDDDYALYDPQQRVVLHPWNNFNNVDTKHYPDYSYVEKAFDKGDVLLHTEMIHGLYDGGHGAGLDDYWKLFRKNPRHAGGFLWVLADEAVVRKDLKDSLDTDGNHAPDGIVGPHHEKEGSFYTIKEIWSPVQVTKPTLDKNFTGALSVENNYIYTNLSACKFSWQLVKFPLAKEKKTGRTIIQSGKTSVALAPGETGTVQIALPANWMNADALSFTATDQYGRELYTWTWPIQQPAAIAKINLAATKKPVTAIKESTEGKTISILCDGISYRFDTTTGYLTTVEKNQQPIPFGNGPVIADGKQTLQKFTHAKQGSNTYVVEAEYGGDASLNVKWIFTSGLPAKLEYSYTQSTVADFYGITFNVDETKLKGMKWLGAGPYRVWKNRLKGAPLNVWQKKYNKAITGEVISYPEFSGYHGNVYWVTVETAATSFTVYTDKEDLFVQMLKPGKASTTFIPHVNPPFPEGNFGFLNAIAPIGTKFRAANTMGPQSQKNDPVSGRISGRLWFEF, from the coding sequence ATGAGAGTAAAAATTTGGCAACTGGTAGTTGTAATAAGCTGCTTACTGTTAGAAGCGGGAGCGTTGTATGCACAACAGACAGAGATCCGTTATCTCTCAGGTATAGACAAAGACAAGACTGTCAACTGGGAATTCTTTTGTACAAGCGGCATGAACAGCGGAAAATGGACAACCATACCTGTTCCTTCGAATTGGGAACTGCAAAGCTTTGGTGCATATAATTACGGGCATGATGAAAAAGGCAATGCCAAAAAGAAAAGTACGGAGCAGGGCTTATACAAACATCGCTTTGTAGCAGATAAATCATGGGCCAATAAACAGATCGAAATTGTATTTGAAGGAGTGATGACTGATGCAGAAGTGAAAGTGAACGGGCAATTGGTTGGGCCAATACACCAGGGAGGTTTTTATCGTTTTCAATATAACATCACAAAGTATATTAAACCTGGCGTTGAGAATTTATTGGAAGTAACAGTTAGTAAAGTAAGTGCAGACAAAACAGTGAACAATGCAGAACGTGAAGGTGATTTCTGGGTCTTTGGTGGTATTTATCGACCGGTGTATTTAAAGATTCTGCCGGCTTCTTTTATTCAACGTGTAGCGATTGATGCAAAAGCAGATGGAAAGTTTACAATGGATGTATATGCTGAACAAACAAAAGAAGGGGATGAAATAACTGCACAGGTAAAAACATTGAAAGGTGTTGCATTTGGAAAACCATTCACTGCAACTGTAACAAATACCACTGATAGAATTCAGTTGCAAAACAGTTTTACCAATCCCAAACAATGGAATGCTGAATTTCCAAACTTGTATAAACTAGAAGTAAGCATTCGTCGTAACGGGAAAGTCGTACATGTGTATCATGAGCGTTTTGGTTTCAGAACAGTAGAAGTAAGGAAAGGAGATGGCATCTATGTCAATGGAGTTAAGATCATGATGAAAGGTGTTAACCGTCACAGCATCTGGCCGGAGAGCGGAAGAACACTAAGCCGCAAGATTCATTTGAAGGATATTGAATTGATCAAGGATATGAATATGAATTCTGTTCGTATGTCGCACTATCCACCCGATCCTGAGTTTTTGGACCTGTGCGATTCATTGGGCTTGTTTGTATTGGATGAACTAACAGGCTGGCAGAATAAATATGGAACTCCGGTTGGCGAAAAACTGGTGAAGGAGTTAGTGATAAGAGATGTCAATCATCCTTCTATTTTATTTTGGGATAATGGTAACGAAGGCGGATGGAACACTGACCTCGATGATGATTATGCATTGTACGATCCGCAGCAACGGGTTGTATTGCACCCATGGAATAATTTCAATAACGTTGATACCAAACACTATCCAGATTACAGTTATGTAGAAAAAGCTTTTGATAAGGGAGATGTGTTGTTACATACAGAAATGATCCATGGTTTGTATGATGGTGGACACGGTGCAGGACTGGATGATTACTGGAAACTCTTTCGCAAAAATCCACGGCATGCAGGCGGTTTCTTATGGGTGTTAGCAGATGAAGCTGTTGTACGGAAAGATTTGAAGGATAGTTTAGATACCGATGGCAACCATGCACCTGACGGTATTGTGGGGCCGCATCATGAAAAAGAAGGAAGCTTTTATACCATCAAAGAAATATGGAGCCCTGTGCAGGTTACAAAGCCAACGCTCGATAAAAACTTTACAGGAGCACTTTCGGTTGAAAATAATTATATCTATACCAATCTATCTGCATGTAAATTCAGCTGGCAACTAGTAAAGTTTCCATTGGCAAAAGAGAAGAAGACCGGCCGTACAATTATTCAATCCGGCAAAACATCTGTTGCATTGGCCCCGGGAGAAACAGGAACAGTTCAAATAGCACTGCCTGCCAACTGGATGAATGCAGATGCACTATCATTTACTGCAACAGATCAATACGGTCGTGAATTATATACATGGACATGGCCCATTCAACAACCGGCAGCTATTGCAAAAATAAATTTAGCCGCTACTAAGAAACCGGTAACTGCAATAAAAGAATCAACCGAAGGAAAAACAATTTCAATTCTTTGCGATGGCATCAGCTACAGGTTTGATACAACAACAGGTTATTTAACTACCGTCGAAAAAAATCAACAACCAATCCCTTTTGGTAATGGCCCTGTTATTGCCGACGGAAAGCAAACACTGCAAAAGTTTACACATGCTAAACAAGGCAGCAATACCTATGTTGTGGAAGCTGAATATGGAGGTGATGCTTCGCTTAATGTGAAATGGATATTCACAAGCGGTTTACCTGCTAAACTTGAATACAGTTACACGCAATCAACTGTTGCTGATTTTTACGGTATCACATTCAATGTTGATGAAACAAAACTGAAAGGAATGAAATGGTTGGGTGCAGGCCCATACCGTGTCTGGAAGAATCGGTTAAAAGGAGCACCGCTAAATGTGTGGCAGAAGAAATACAATAAAGCTATAACAGGTGAAGTGATCAGCTATCCGGAATTTTCAGGTTATCATGGAAATGTGTATTGGGTAACTGTTGAAACAGCAGCAACATCTTTCACTGTTTATACTGATAAAGAAGATCTGTTTGTTCAAATGCTGAAACCAGGGAAAGCATCAACCACATTTATTCCGCATGTGAACCCGCCGTTCCCTGAGGGTAATTTTGGATTCTTAAACGCAATTGCGCCAATAGGTACAAAATTCCGGGCAGCGAATACAATGGGGCCGCAAAGTCAGAAGAATGATCCTGTTTCAGGCAGAATAAGCGGGAGGTTGTGGTTTGAATTTTAA
- a CDS encoding oligogalacturonate lyase family protein has product MKIFSTVALLFATVLSLHAQEVLETGGKKMPDEWIDKDTKHRIVKLTRMDGRSNLSFYFHNNPFIGNSMVFYSSNKNNVDSVRKQEISTVVSGNRQIHLLDLKTLKSEQLTNHRLPMNGEIVDNKKGIVYYQIRDTVFCVNAKTKEVKQVFVFPDDFKGTVTAINADGTLLGGAKSSDEEKELFKKYPNKSSYFDIIYEAKLPRTLFTINVKTKELDKVHSDSAWLNHVQFSTTDPNLLMFCHEGPWHKVNRIWTIDVKTKKITQIHKRIMDMEIAGHEWPSVDGKTIWYDLQQPRSTKFYVEGHNVNTGQKTKYELQRDEWSIHFNSNKDNTLFCGDGGNSGQVARAKDGMWIYLFKPEGDKFVSTRLVNMKHHNYRLEPNVHFSPDGKWVIFRANFEGIENVYAVEINESK; this is encoded by the coding sequence ATGAAAATCTTCTCAACGGTTGCTTTGCTGTTCGCTACTGTATTGTCCCTGCATGCTCAGGAAGTCCTCGAAACCGGTGGTAAGAAAATGCCGGACGAATGGATCGATAAAGACACCAAACATCGCATAGTCAAATTAACAAGAATGGACGGCAGAAGCAATCTCAGCTTCTACTTTCACAACAACCCCTTCATTGGTAATTCGATGGTGTTTTACAGCAGCAACAAAAACAACGTTGACAGTGTACGCAAACAGGAAATCTCCACTGTTGTATCCGGTAACCGCCAGATTCATTTACTTGATCTCAAAACATTAAAGAGCGAACAACTAACTAATCATCGCCTGCCGATGAACGGAGAGATCGTTGATAATAAAAAAGGAATCGTTTATTACCAGATAAGAGATACTGTGTTTTGTGTAAATGCAAAAACAAAAGAAGTAAAACAGGTATTTGTTTTTCCTGACGATTTTAAAGGAACAGTTACGGCGATCAATGCTGATGGTACATTGTTGGGTGGTGCAAAATCAAGTGATGAAGAAAAAGAACTCTTTAAAAAATATCCCAACAAATCCAGCTACTTCGATATCATTTACGAAGCAAAGCTGCCACGCACGTTGTTCACCATCAATGTAAAGACGAAAGAATTAGACAAAGTACACAGCGATAGTGCATGGCTCAATCATGTGCAGTTCTCAACCACTGATCCGAACTTATTAATGTTTTGTCATGAAGGGCCCTGGCATAAAGTAAACCGCATCTGGACCATTGATGTAAAGACAAAGAAGATCACACAGATTCACAAGCGTATCATGGATATGGAAATTGCAGGACATGAGTGGCCCAGTGTTGATGGTAAAACGATCTGGTACGATCTGCAACAACCACGCAGCACAAAGTTTTATGTGGAAGGTCACAATGTAAACACGGGACAAAAAACAAAATACGAGTTGCAGCGTGATGAATGGAGCATTCATTTCAACAGCAACAAGGATAATACATTGTTTTGTGGTGATGGTGGTAATTCAGGACAGGTAGCAAGAGCAAAAGATGGGATGTGGATCTATTTATTCAAACCTGAAGGAGATAAATTTGTGTCAACACGTTTGGTGAATATGAAACATCATAACTATCGTCTTGAACCAAATGTGCACTTCAGTCCGGATGGGAAATGGGTCATCTTCAGAGCTAACTTTGAAGGCATCGAAAACGTCTATGCCGTAGAGATCAACGAATCAAAATAA
- a CDS encoding glycosyl hydrolase produces MKKLITLLSFSCSIIIAQAQLNWPSVTNVTKPWTRWWWEGSAVNKADLTWNLQQYQQAGLGGVELTPIYGVEGTEKQFIDFLSPKWMQMFSFTLNESKRLGLGVDLANGTGWPFGGPWVKEDDASKSIFYKTYKINGSEQLSEAVEYKQEGFIRTANNKPATFDQVLKPVWTNKNLQALALDQIQYPGKLPLQTLIAYSDNNESIDLTTKVEANGKLNWTAPTGNWTLYALFQGLHGKMVERAAPGGEGYAIDHFSLNAATNYFKKFDASFKGYDISYLRSFFNDSYEVDDARGQSNWTPTFFAEFKKRKGYDLKTQLPALFGKDTPENNSRVIYDYRSVIDELLLEHFTMTWKKWAGTKGKMLRNQSHGSPANTLDLYSVVDIPETEGTDILRFKFATSAANVSGKQLVSSESATWLNEHFLSSWADVKKIIDLYFLGGVNHIFYHGTEYSPKEAKWPGWLFYAAVHFQPTNPQWNHFHALNSYITRTQSFLQKGKPDNDVLLYYPIVDRYAEPGNVLLQHFDGMERNFVNTDFEHVSKWMVEKGYSFDFFSERQLQKFTNSGKNIISSGNVYRTIMLPANKLITEKAFQQLLKLAQQGATILVYKNLPNDVPGFNQLDARRKTFQQLISQLKFSKSDNLQKAIVGKGAFMISDDLDVLLLAAKARKESYTEKGLSVLRRKNAEGTMWLINNRTDKPFEEWIELNTNAASVALFDAMNNKKGLALWRKNSKGAVEVLLQLQSYESIIIQSYTTKKTGDAFPYKESITHPQEIKGEWTINFLDGGPTIPVAIKTTTLKSWTELGGDDAKNFSGTAKYTISFAKPTGNAGSWLLNLGTVDETAEVILNGKKIATVIGPVFQCVIPASGMQANNKLEIIVANLMANRITYMDKNNLPWKIFYNTNMPARKPENAKKGIFTAADWKPLSSGLLGPVTITALK; encoded by the coding sequence ATGAAAAAATTAATCACGCTCCTTTCTTTTAGTTGTTCGATCATCATTGCACAGGCACAATTAAACTGGCCATCTGTAACCAATGTTACCAAACCATGGACACGTTGGTGGTGGGAGGGTAGCGCAGTAAACAAAGCCGATCTTACATGGAACTTACAGCAATACCAGCAAGCTGGGTTAGGTGGTGTGGAGTTAACACCTATCTACGGAGTAGAAGGAACTGAAAAACAATTCATCGATTTTCTTTCGCCGAAATGGATGCAGATGTTTTCGTTTACATTAAATGAATCAAAACGTTTGGGTCTTGGTGTTGATTTGGCAAACGGAACCGGTTGGCCTTTCGGCGGACCATGGGTAAAAGAGGATGATGCGAGCAAAAGTATTTTCTATAAAACATATAAAATTAATGGTAGCGAACAATTAAGTGAAGCTGTTGAATACAAACAGGAAGGCTTTATTCGCACAGCCAATAACAAACCTGCAACATTCGACCAGGTGTTGAAACCTGTCTGGACAAATAAAAATCTGCAGGCATTGGCATTGGATCAGATTCAATATCCCGGCAAACTGCCTTTGCAAACATTGATCGCTTATTCTGATAATAATGAATCGATCGATCTCACAACAAAAGTAGAAGCAAACGGAAAATTAAACTGGACTGCTCCAACCGGTAACTGGACCTTGTATGCATTATTCCAAGGCTTGCATGGCAAGATGGTTGAACGTGCAGCACCCGGTGGTGAAGGTTATGCCATCGATCATTTTTCGTTAAATGCAGCCACCAACTATTTCAAAAAGTTTGACGCTTCGTTTAAAGGTTATGATATTTCTTACCTGCGTTCTTTCTTCAACGATTCATATGAAGTGGATGATGCAAGAGGACAAAGCAACTGGACACCAACTTTCTTTGCTGAATTTAAAAAGCGAAAAGGTTATGATCTGAAAACTCAATTACCTGCATTGTTTGGAAAAGATACACCCGAGAATAACAGTCGTGTGATCTATGATTACCGTTCGGTGATTGATGAACTCTTGCTGGAACATTTTACCATGACATGGAAAAAATGGGCAGGAACAAAAGGAAAGATGCTGCGCAATCAATCGCATGGTTCGCCTGCAAATACATTAGACTTATACAGTGTTGTTGATATTCCGGAGACAGAAGGAACAGATATTCTTCGTTTCAAGTTTGCAACCTCAGCTGCGAATGTATCGGGCAAGCAATTGGTATCGTCTGAATCAGCTACATGGCTGAATGAACATTTCTTATCAAGCTGGGCTGATGTAAAGAAGATTATCGATTTGTATTTCCTTGGCGGTGTGAATCATATATTTTATCACGGTACAGAGTATTCGCCGAAGGAAGCGAAATGGCCCGGCTGGTTATTTTATGCTGCGGTTCATTTTCAACCAACCAATCCGCAGTGGAACCATTTTCATGCATTGAATTCTTACATAACTCGCACACAAAGCTTTTTACAAAAAGGCAAACCCGATAACGATGTGTTACTGTATTATCCAATTGTAGATCGTTATGCAGAACCCGGCAATGTGTTGTTGCAGCATTTCGATGGCATGGAACGGAATTTTGTGAATACAGATTTTGAACATGTATCAAAATGGATGGTGGAAAAAGGCTATAGTTTTGATTTCTTCAGCGAACGACAGTTGCAGAAGTTTACCAACAGCGGTAAGAATATCATCAGCAGTGGAAATGTGTATCGCACCATTATGTTACCTGCAAACAAGCTCATCACTGAAAAAGCATTTCAGCAATTGTTGAAACTTGCACAACAAGGTGCAACGATATTAGTTTATAAAAATCTGCCGAATGATGTACCCGGCTTTAACCAGTTAGATGCAAGAAGAAAAACATTTCAGCAACTCATCAGTCAGTTGAAATTTTCAAAATCAGATAACCTGCAGAAAGCAATTGTGGGCAAAGGTGCGTTCATGATCAGCGATGATCTGGATGTGTTGTTGCTGGCGGCCAAAGCAAGAAAAGAAAGCTATACCGAAAAAGGATTGTCTGTTCTTCGCAGAAAAAATGCAGAAGGCACCATGTGGCTCATCAACAACCGAACAGACAAACCTTTTGAAGAATGGATCGAACTAAATACCAATGCTGCATCTGTTGCATTGTTCGATGCAATGAATAACAAAAAAGGTTTGGCATTGTGGCGCAAAAATAGCAAAGGTGCCGTTGAAGTATTGTTGCAATTACAATCGTATGAATCCATCATTATACAATCGTATACAACAAAGAAAACAGGTGATGCATTTCCTTACAAAGAAAGCATTACTCATCCACAGGAAATAAAAGGAGAGTGGACGATCAACTTCCTCGATGGTGGCCCAACCATTCCTGTTGCTATTAAAACTACCACATTAAAATCATGGACAGAACTCGGCGGCGATGATGCAAAGAATTTTTCCGGTACAGCAAAGTATACGATCTCCTTTGCAAAACCAACGGGTAATGCTGGGTCATGGTTGCTCAATCTTGGTACTGTAGATGAAACAGCCGAAGTAATCCTCAACGGCAAAAAGATCGCAACAGTCATCGGACCGGTTTTTCAATGTGTGATTCCTGCATCTGGCATGCAAGCCAATAATAAACTGGAGATTATTGTTGCCAACTTAATGGCCAACCGGATTACTTATATGGATAAGAATAATCTTCCGTGGAAAATATTTTACAACACCAACATGCCTGCACGTAAACCGGAGAATGCAAAGAAAGGCATATTCACTGCGGCAGATTGGAAGCCATTGTCATCAGGTTTACTTGGGCCTGTAACAATAACGGCGTTGAAGTGA